A window of Phragmites australis chromosome 2, lpPhrAust1.1, whole genome shotgun sequence genomic DNA:
GTTGGCGAGCACTGGGCTGCCACTGGACGACGGATGGATGCTTATTCCTGTGGTCTGCTGAAGCTGCTGTGCCCGGCTGTTGTGCTGCCATGGTGAGTAGTGCATGCGGGCATGCGTGTGAGCCTCACCTCCACATTTTTATATGCTCGCCATGGAATGGAGACCACCGCAGCTGCGCCACTGTCTCGTAGCTTTAATCACTGTCTTCTCGCCGATCTCTCTTTATTTCTTTCTCCTCCAagcttttctctttctctttccccTGTGGTGGTGGCGCCTGCGTCCGCGTCCGGCGGCAAGTGCGAAAGCTGCCAACTTTTCTGCTTGGTTTGTCCCCTTCTCCAACCAGAGCTACTACTTCATCGCAAGTTCGCAGTCGGACTCTCCAACTTCGCAGCACTCCTTTATCTCGTCCCCTCTTCCCAAATCGATCTTCTACCCATCGGTTGCTAGATTGTAGATTCAGATTTGTGTGTTACCTTGTTCGTTGTTCTTGCCATGGGCATGTATGTTTGTTTCAAGATTCTAGCTTTTTAGCTGTGAGGCACTGAGATGAATCCACTGACTGAATGTGTGTACAATTATTGGGCCGTGGCAGGTGAGGTGCTGCTGGTATGCAGGAGCTTGTTAGGGATCAATTATCGTACGAGCAGAGCAGCGGCACACTGCAGTTCTTGCCCCAAGCAGCAGTGCCCAATCTTGCCCGGTAGAAGGGTGCGTGAGTGCGGAGCTGCTTCGAATCTTGGGGGGCGTGGTGAAGGCGCGCGGCCATGCCGGAGTCCTGGAGACCGGCGGAGGCGAATGCCTCCCCGCCGTCGGCGGCTCAGAGCCCGGGCGATGTCAAGGGGCGCGAGGCGTGCGAGCCTCCGGGCGGCGGCGCGATGCCGCGGGTGCCGTTCCACAGGCTGTTCGCGTTCGCGGACTCCACGGACGCGGCGCTGATGCTGCTGGGCGCGCTCGGCGCCGTGGCCAACGGGGCCGCGATGCCGTTCATGACCGTGCTCTTTGGCAACCTCATCGACGCCTTCGGCGGGGCGCTCGGCATCCACGACGTCGTCAACCGGGTCTCCATGGTCTCGCTCGACTTCATCTACCTCGCCATAGCCTCCGCCGTTGCGTCGTTCGTCCGTAAGTAGTAGTATGCTACAGCTCCCAAGAACCAGACACTGAGCTGAGCACTGCAAACTAAGGCTGCTGAACTGTTGTCGTCCGACCAGAGGTGACGTGCTGGATGGTCACCGGCGAGCGGCAGGCGGCGCGGATACGGAACCTGTACCTGAAGACCATCCTGAGGCAGGAGGTCGCCTTCTTCGACAAGTACACCAACACCGGCGAGATCGTCGGGAGGATGTCCGGCGACACAGTGCTGATCCAGGATGCCATGGGCGAGAAGGTTGGCAAGTTCATCCAGCTGGTGGTGACATTCTTCGGTGGCTTCATCGTCGCCTTCGCGCAAGGCTGGCTGCTCACCCTGGTCATGATGGCCACCATCCCGCCGCTCGTCCTAGCGGGCGCGGTCATGTCGAACGTCGTGGCGAAGATGGCGTCCCTGGGCCAGGCGGCCTACGCGGAGTcgtcggtggtggtggagcagacTATCGGTTCCATAAGAACGGTGAGCACACAGGCAAATTAATCCCCATACACGCATGGTGTCCATCACCATTCTCCCATCACCATCAGAGGTGACCATGAGTCCATGACATGCCGACAGTGTGCCTGACCGACGAACGCTGCAGGTTGCATCTTTCACCGGAGAGAAACGGGCGGTGGATAAATACAGCAAGTCCCTGAAGAGCGCCTACAAGTCCGGCGTCCGGGAGGGCCTCGCCGCGGGGCTCGGCATGGGCACAGCCATGGTGCTCCTCTTCTGCGGCTACTCGCTGGGGATATGGTATGGCGCCAAGCTGATCCTTGAGAAGGGGTACACCGGAGCCAAGGTCATGAATGTGATCTTTGCAGTCCTAACCGGTTCTCTGTAAGTTTCTCTGCATTTCTAAGTTGCATATGATTCAATAATCTTTGTGCTCCATAACAGTAGTAGTTGAAAATTTTAATTCCTCCATTCCAGCTTAATAGGTTCTGTAGTCCAGTCAATTTCTTGGTTCGTAATCCTGGGGAATTTCTGAAACTACTGCAATTGGTAGTTAGCGCATGATTACGCTAATGGTAATGGATGTTTACTTCATTAACCTGTACTTGCAAATTGCTACCGATGACGGAGCTGATGGAGGTTGCAACAGATAAAGTCGTGTGTGCTATGATGATTTGGACGTGTTAGGTTGTCATACGTGCCTTTTCAGACAAATGATACCACCTTGTTATCGTGGGCAAAATTGCTTAACGGACTTTGGAAGCAGGTTGACTGGTTCACTAGAATTGCGACTCATATACCCATGTCCCTTTTTCTGATTGGACTCATAGACCCTTGTCCCTTCTGTTTCAAGCTGGTAGTATATTGGACCAATGGTACCTAACTACCAACTTTTAGCGGCAGGCTCAACAGAAAGCAAAAATGCTTTTCTCTTTCAACAGAACAGATGGCGTCCATTGAACTAGAACAATTAACTCGAAGTTCTACGAAGTTCTCATAGTACTTGCAACAAATAGGTGTCACCTGTTGAAAATTTTATTGACCCGTGTACTGCTCTCTGTTTTTAGTTTTgctgttttcctttttctttccttcacaATACTCAGAGTGTTTTTCAGTTAAATTAACCAAGCAAACTGATGATCGATTCAAGAACCTGATATTTCATTACCATATTCACCAGTGCTCTAGGTCAGGCGTCGCCAAGCATGAAAGCATTTGCAGGTGGGCAAGCAGCTGCATACAAAATGTTTGAGACAATCAACAGAACACCAGAGATCGACTCGTATAGCACCACAGGGAGGAAGCTGGAGGACATTCGAGGGAATATCGAGTTTAAGGATGTCTATTTCTCCTATCCAACAAGGCCTGATGAGCAAATATTCAAGGGTTTCTCTCTCACCATACCTAGTGGCACAACGGTCGCATTGGTAGGCCAGAGCGGGAGTGGTAAATCCACGGTCATCAGCCTAATTGAAAGGTTTTACGACCCTCAACTTGGTGATGTTCTGATAGATGGTGTGAATCTCAAGGAGTTCCAGTTAAGGTGGATCAGAAGTAAAATTGGCCTTGTGAGCCAAGAGCCAGTCCTATTTGCTGCCAGCATAAAGGAAAACATAGCTTACGGCAAAGACAATGCGACGGATCAGGAAATTAGAGCTGCGGCTGAGCTTGCCAATGCTGCCAAATTCATTGATAAAATGCCTCAGGTAAGAAGTCTGTTCATTCAGCAACCTTTACATTTTCTGGTGGTTCAGGTAGTTGTGCAGCATGTATTGAGATATCTGTCTCTGGTATTTCACAGGGCTTTGATACTTCTGTTGGTGAGCATGGGACACAGCTTTCTGGTGGACAGAAGCAAAGAATTGCCATCGCAAGAGCAATTCTGAAAGATCCAAGAATCCTACTATTGGATGAAGCTACAAGTGCTCTGGATGCAGAGTCTGAAAGGATTGTGCAGGAGGCTCTTGACAGGGTCATGACAAACAGGACAACTGTCATAGTTGCGCACCGTCTGAGTACTGTTAGAAATGCTGATACAATTGCTGTCATTCATCAAGGATCACTGGTTGAAAAGGGTAAATTTGTGAAACATCAATTGCCTAAATCCTTTACTCATGGCATTTTTACTGAACCATTTAACATTGTGATTTTCTTGAACCAGGTCCACACAATGAGCTTCTGAAGGATCCAGAAGGAGCTTATAGCCAGCTGATACGGCTACAGGAAGCAATCCGGCAGGACAAGCCTGATCGAAAGGGTGATTCTGGAGCTCGTTCGGGCAAACAGTCAATAAATAAGTCAGCTAGCCGGAGGTCATCCCATGATAACAGCAGCCACCACTCTTTCTCAGTACCATTCGGTATGCCTCTTGGGATCGACATTCAGGATGGTTCATCTAAGGAACTTTGTGACGAGATGCCACAGGAAGTGCCTCTCAGCCGCCTTGCATCTCTGAACAAGCCAGAGATACCGGTGCTCATACTAGGTTCCATTGCCTCGGTCGTCAGTGGAGTAATCTTCCCAATCTTTGCGATACTCCTGTCAAATGTGATCAAAGCATTCTATGAGCCCCCACATCTGCTAAGGAGGGATTCACAGTTCTGGTCATCCATGTTCTTGGTGTTTGGTGCAGTGTACTTCCTGTCACTCCCTCTCAGTTCGTACCTTTTCTCTGTAGCTGGGTGCAGGCTGATCAGAAGGATCAGGCTGATGACATTTGAGAAGGTGGTAAACATGGAGATCGAATGGTTCGATCACCCAGAAAACTCAAGTGGAGCTATTGGTGCAAGGCTATCAGCTGATGCAGCAAAAGTTAGAGGGCTTGTGGGTGATGCACTTCAATTGGTTGTGCAAAACTCTACAACCTTAGTTGCTGGTTTGGTAATTGCCTTCGTTTCAAACTGGGAGTTATCACTTATCATCTTAGCTTTAATACCGCTCATTGGCCTAAATGGATGGATCCAGATGAAGTTTATTCAGGGTTTCAGTGCAGATGCCAAGGTTTGTTCTCTTCTACTGAACTGCATGTACCTCAGgttcctttttctattttcaaacTTCATTCTGTTATTTGTTAATGCAGATGATGTATGAGGAGGCGAGCCAAGTGGCCAATGATGCAGTAAGCAGTATAAGAACAGTAGCCTCATTCTCAGCTGAAGAAAAGGTGATGGATTTGTACAAGAAAAAATGTGAAGGCCCCCTAAGAACAGGAATCAGGACAGGGATTATAAGTGGAATTGGTTTTGGCGTTTCCTTTTTCTTGCTATTTGGGGTATATGCAGCTAGCTTTTATGCTGGTGCTCGGCTTGTCGAGGAAAGGAAGACAACTTTCCCTAAAGTTTTCAGGGTAAGTACTCTGGCAGTACTGATAAAATGTTAATTTCAGCTTGGCTTTCATGTTAAGGAAGAAATAAACGTTTAGAAGGACTAGATAAAT
This region includes:
- the LOC133899965 gene encoding ABC transporter B family member 21-like; amino-acid sequence: MPESWRPAEANASPPSAAQSPGDVKGREACEPPGGGAMPRVPFHRLFAFADSTDAALMLLGALGAVANGAAMPFMTVLFGNLIDAFGGALGIHDVVNRVSMVSLDFIYLAIASAVASFVQVTCWMVTGERQAARIRNLYLKTILRQEVAFFDKYTNTGEIVGRMSGDTVLIQDAMGEKVGKFIQLVVTFFGGFIVAFAQGWLLTLVMMATIPPLVLAGAVMSNVVAKMASLGQAAYAESSVVVEQTIGSIRTVASFTGEKRAVDKYSKSLKSAYKSGVREGLAAGLGMGTAMVLLFCGYSLGIWYGAKLILEKGYTGAKVMNVIFAVLTGSLALGQASPSMKAFAGGQAAAYKMFETINRTPEIDSYSTTGRKLEDIRGNIEFKDVYFSYPTRPDEQIFKGFSLTIPSGTTVALVGQSGSGKSTVISLIERFYDPQLGDVLIDGVNLKEFQLRWIRSKIGLVSQEPVLFAASIKENIAYGKDNATDQEIRAAAELANAAKFIDKMPQGFDTSVGEHGTQLSGGQKQRIAIARAILKDPRILLLDEATSALDAESERIVQEALDRVMTNRTTVIVAHRLSTVRNADTIAVIHQGSLVEKGPHNELLKDPEGAYSQLIRLQEAIRQDKPDRKGDSGARSGKQSINKSASRRSSHDNSSHHSFSVPFGMPLGIDIQDGSSKELCDEMPQEVPLSRLASLNKPEIPVLILGSIASVVSGVIFPIFAILLSNVIKAFYEPPHLLRRDSQFWSSMFLVFGAVYFLSLPLSSYLFSVAGCRLIRRIRLMTFEKVVNMEIEWFDHPENSSGAIGARLSADAAKVRGLVGDALQLVVQNSTTLVAGLVIAFVSNWELSLIILALIPLIGLNGWIQMKFIQGFSADAKMMYEEASQVANDAVSSIRTVASFSAEEKVMDLYKKKCEGPLRTGIRTGIISGIGFGVSFFLLFGVYAASFYAGARLVEERKTTFPKVFRVFLALAMAAIGVSQSSTLTSDSFKAKSAASSIFAIVDRKSRIDPSEDAGVTVETLQGNIEFQHVSFRYPTRPDVQIFRDLCLTIHAGKTVALVGESGSGKSTAISLIQRFYNPDVGHILLDGVDIQKFQLRWLRQQMGLVSQEPALFNDTIRANIAYGKDGQATESEIIAAAELANAHKFISSSLQGYDTMAGERGAQLSGGQKQRVAIARAIVKNPRILLLDEATSALDAESERVVQDALDRVMVNRTTVIVAHRLSTIQNADLIAVVRNGVIIEKGKHDTLINIKDGAYASLVALHSAGSS